The Cohnella abietis genome has a segment encoding these proteins:
- a CDS encoding bifunctional heptose 7-phosphate kinase/heptose 1-phosphate adenyltransferase, with protein MELLDNHPEQLVKHHAANMTASRLEQLLSGFGSLRAGVIGDVCLDAYWVADLTRSTLSRETPHYTMPIVEERYTPGAAGNVAANLVALGCSKVMICSVVGKDWRGELLEQLLSAQGIDTSYLLSDFNWNTPAYCKTIRTGIQRVQQEDARLDFQNFKPLPETLAEKLAKELDLMAEQCDIIAVTDQLPFGVIGDEIRLKLTSWAAKGKIIMVDSRDRIGKYRGVIVKPNEVELSLWFNEEPTEKTSEEWAEMARRLSNEVQGVCCMTLGSKGAIWADREKYTFVPTRPVEPPLDIVGAGDAFAAASLCALGVGGEGHEAAALANYASSVVIRKIGTTGTASPEEIIEVNAD; from the coding sequence ATGGAATTACTAGATAATCATCCGGAACAGTTAGTGAAGCATCATGCAGCAAATATGACTGCCTCCCGGCTTGAGCAGCTGTTAAGCGGATTTGGTTCCCTGCGTGCAGGTGTTATAGGTGATGTTTGTCTCGACGCTTACTGGGTTGCGGACCTCACTCGAAGCACGTTGTCGAGAGAAACTCCACATTATACGATGCCAATCGTTGAAGAACGATACACACCAGGTGCGGCAGGAAATGTAGCAGCTAATCTCGTTGCTTTGGGCTGTAGTAAGGTGATGATTTGCTCGGTAGTGGGTAAAGACTGGCGTGGTGAATTACTGGAGCAGCTTTTATCAGCTCAAGGTATCGATACGTCTTATTTGCTATCGGATTTTAACTGGAATACACCAGCTTATTGCAAAACGATTCGAACCGGTATTCAACGTGTGCAACAAGAGGACGCGAGACTTGACTTTCAGAACTTCAAGCCGTTGCCGGAAACACTGGCCGAGAAGCTCGCTAAGGAGCTGGACTTAATGGCTGAACAGTGCGATATCATTGCTGTTACTGATCAATTGCCATTCGGTGTTATTGGGGATGAGATTCGCTTAAAGCTGACAAGCTGGGCAGCGAAAGGCAAGATCATCATGGTGGATAGCCGTGATCGAATCGGGAAGTATCGAGGAGTTATCGTGAAGCCGAATGAAGTCGAGTTGAGTCTTTGGTTTAATGAAGAGCCGACTGAAAAAACGTCCGAAGAATGGGCGGAGATGGCTCGGCGTTTGTCCAATGAAGTGCAGGGCGTGTGCTGTATGACTCTTGGCTCGAAGGGGGCGATCTGGGCGGATAGGGAAAAATACACCTTCGTTCCCACTCGACCGGTTGAGCCGCCACTTGATATCGTTGGGGCAGGAGATGCGTTTGCAGCTGCTTCATTATGCGCGCTCGGTGTTGGCGGGGAGGGGCACGAGGCGGCTGCTCTTGCGAATTATGCATCTTCAGTCGTTATTCGTAAGATCGGAACGACCGGCACGGCTTCTCCTGAAGAAATCATAGAGGTCAATGCTGATTAA
- a CDS encoding DUF4432 family protein, whose product MSSYYKRYRNYGCRVMEDMQYKGYRSILLENDLLQIILLLDRGGEPVRWLHKPTDTDFIWHTRMGLLPPTSLYQDYQMTYMGGWQEMLPEVSETHVYRGAMVHRGESAITPWDYELIRDDEDEIRVRLSNRLRSLPLRVEKTFILGRGDTVVRLEETVFNESPVQMEFNWGHHLAFGAPFLNEHSRVEFEQGSTVVNMETGERCSWPGMPGSHDKVDLSSLADPGTIRPLLAIENTKGNYRLHGNPEGMSLAVSWDAAIWPYTWYWQNFASDPNAPFFGCEYNIGLEPFNIPPKWTLAEAVARGAALKLEPYGRLSAWLEIEVMKGGVQ is encoded by the coding sequence ATGTCCTCTTATTACAAGCGATATCGCAATTATGGCTGCCGTGTTATGGAAGATATGCAATACAAGGGATATCGTAGCATTTTGTTAGAAAACGACCTGTTGCAGATCATTTTATTGCTGGATCGAGGCGGAGAACCGGTTCGTTGGCTGCATAAGCCCACGGATACTGATTTCATTTGGCATACACGAATGGGACTGCTTCCCCCGACTTCTCTTTACCAAGACTATCAAATGACTTATATGGGTGGTTGGCAGGAAATGCTGCCGGAAGTGAGCGAGACACATGTCTATCGGGGTGCGATGGTGCATCGAGGGGAATCGGCTATCACACCGTGGGATTACGAATTGATTAGGGACGATGAGGATGAGATTCGCGTCCGTCTGAGCAATCGTCTCCGGTCTTTGCCGCTTAGGGTTGAAAAAACCTTCATTTTGGGGCGTGGCGATACGGTCGTGCGTTTAGAAGAAACTGTGTTCAATGAATCGCCGGTACAGATGGAATTTAATTGGGGACATCACTTGGCTTTTGGCGCACCTTTCTTGAATGAGCATTCGAGGGTGGAGTTCGAACAGGGCTCAACCGTTGTCAATATGGAGACGGGGGAGAGATGTTCATGGCCTGGAATGCCTGGGTCACATGACAAGGTAGATCTCTCTTCCTTGGCAGATCCCGGCACCATAAGACCTTTGCTAGCTATTGAAAACACGAAGGGGAATTACCGCTTACATGGAAATCCGGAAGGAATGTCGCTAGCTGTAAGCTGGGATGCAGCGATATGGCCATACACTTGGTATTGGCAAAACTTCGCGAGTGATCCCAACGCTCCATTTTTTGGCTGCGAGTACAATATCGGGCTAGAGCCTTTTAATATACCGCCAAAGTGGACTTTGGCTGAAGCGGTTGCTCGAGGGGCAGCTTTGAAGCTTGAACCATACGGCAGATTGTCTGCTTGGCTCGAGATTGAAGTGATGAAAGGTGGAGTACAATGA
- a CDS encoding HAD family hydrolase, translating into MAAVKAIVFDFDGTISTLRAGWEEIMRPFMYESIVGDRELSEAQEDALFQEIDEYIDQSTGIQTIYQMRWLADTVEKKGWNTPILGEWEYKAIYNDRLLEQVEVRIKNLREGKLNAEDYLIKGAVALIRELHSRGVEMYIASGTDHPDVVREVEVLGIAPYITEIAGAPVGKAECSKEKVIQDLIRDKGLSGRELAVIGDGKVEIRLGKEAGGISLGLASDEEKREGLNVVKQKRLEVAGADWISGDFNNIDEWLARLGL; encoded by the coding sequence ATGGCAGCAGTTAAAGCAATAGTGTTCGATTTCGACGGGACGATATCCACCCTGCGTGCTGGCTGGGAAGAGATTATGCGACCTTTCATGTATGAGTCGATTGTTGGAGATAGAGAGCTCAGTGAAGCGCAAGAGGATGCCTTGTTTCAGGAGATTGATGAGTATATTGATCAGTCGACAGGTATTCAAACGATCTATCAGATGCGTTGGCTTGCAGATACGGTCGAGAAAAAAGGGTGGAATACTCCTATTTTGGGTGAGTGGGAATATAAGGCGATCTACAACGATCGATTACTGGAACAAGTTGAGGTGCGAATCAAAAATTTAAGAGAAGGGAAATTGAATGCTGAAGATTATCTGATCAAAGGTGCAGTGGCTTTAATTCGAGAGCTTCATAGTCGTGGTGTTGAAATGTACATCGCGAGCGGAACGGATCATCCAGATGTGGTGCGCGAAGTTGAGGTGCTCGGCATCGCCCCGTATATCACCGAGATAGCCGGAGCTCCTGTAGGAAAAGCGGAATGCTCTAAAGAGAAGGTAATACAGGATCTGATTCGGGACAAAGGGCTTTCCGGACGTGAATTGGCGGTTATCGGAGATGGGAAGGTAGAGATTCGTCTTGGAAAGGAAGCGGGAGGTATTTCCCTTGGATTGGCGAGTGACGAGGAGAAAAGAGAAGGGCTGAACGTGGTCAAACAAAAGCGGCTCGAAGTAGCTGGAGCGGATTGGATCTCTGGGGACTTTAATAATATTGACGAGTGGCTAGCACGATTGGGGCTATAA
- the larE gene encoding ATP-dependent sacrificial sulfur transferase LarE, translating into MTNNTISLTLEEKNAALGLSLRSLGSALIAFSGGVDSTFLLKRAQQELGVHATAVTAASETFPSREFDAAVKLASDMNVPHLLTEISELDNEQFVANAPDRCYHCKKGLYAHLKRLASEHDLPYILDGTNLDDLGDYRPGLAAKSEEGVRSLLVEAGMTKDDIRVLSKDLNLPTWNKPSFACLSSRIPYGTPIDLEKIDQLDKSEQYLLDLGFYQVRVRHHGEIARLELMPQDLIKAIEYRNSITDALRSYGFKHVTLDLHGYRTGSMNEALPQKVI; encoded by the coding sequence ATGACCAATAACACCATTTCGTTAACCTTGGAAGAAAAGAACGCAGCACTAGGTTTATCACTTCGTTCACTAGGAAGCGCCTTGATTGCCTTCTCCGGCGGGGTTGACAGTACTTTTCTATTAAAACGGGCACAACAGGAGCTAGGCGTTCACGCAACCGCCGTCACAGCTGCATCTGAAACTTTCCCAAGTCGTGAATTCGACGCTGCCGTGAAATTGGCGTCTGATATGAATGTTCCTCATCTGTTGACTGAAATTTCCGAGCTCGATAACGAGCAGTTTGTCGCAAACGCACCCGACCGGTGCTACCATTGCAAAAAAGGCTTATATGCGCACCTAAAACGGCTAGCCTCCGAGCATGATCTCCCCTATATTCTCGATGGGACCAACTTGGACGATCTTGGTGACTACCGTCCGGGATTAGCCGCCAAATCAGAAGAAGGCGTACGTAGTCTCCTCGTGGAAGCCGGTATGACCAAAGACGACATTCGCGTTTTGTCCAAGGACTTGAATTTACCTACCTGGAACAAACCCTCTTTCGCCTGTCTATCTTCTCGCATTCCGTACGGAACACCCATCGATCTCGAGAAGATTGATCAATTGGACAAGTCGGAGCAATACTTGCTTGATCTTGGCTTTTACCAGGTACGGGTCAGGCATCACGGGGAAATTGCTCGCCTGGAACTGATGCCCCAAGACTTGATAAAAGCTATAGAATACAGAAATTCAATCACCGATGCTTTGCGCAGCTATGGGTTCAAGCATGTAACCTTGGATCTGCATGGCTATCGAACAGGGAGCATGAATGAAGCCCTCCCTCAGAAGGTTATATGA
- the larB gene encoding nickel pincer cofactor biosynthesis protein LarB — translation MMANKGYTDDSVAKYANLDIDRERRLGFPEVIYGENKTAEQLIGIAEKMREHASRLLITRVDSEKAKLVSSRVPGLIIHEDAHALTGFGAVPPADREGYIAVVCAGTSDLRVAEEAAVTLEMMGSRVERITDVGVTGIHRLFARLDTIREADAIIAIAGMEGALPSVLGGLVAKPLIAVPTSVGYGTGLNGLIAMGAMLNGCAPGVTVVNIDNGFGAAYAAASIHKQIRRGN, via the coding sequence ATGATGGCCAACAAAGGATACACCGACGATTCAGTTGCCAAATATGCCAATCTCGATATAGACAGGGAGAGACGTCTAGGCTTCCCTGAAGTTATTTACGGAGAGAACAAAACCGCCGAACAATTGATCGGGATTGCTGAAAAGATGAGGGAACACGCTTCAAGGCTACTCATAACACGAGTAGACTCCGAGAAGGCGAAGCTGGTCTCCTCCCGCGTCCCGGGCCTTATTATCCATGAGGATGCTCATGCACTAACTGGATTTGGAGCTGTTCCGCCAGCAGATCGAGAGGGTTACATCGCTGTGGTTTGCGCAGGCACGTCCGATTTGCGCGTAGCTGAAGAAGCAGCTGTTACTCTCGAGATGATGGGCAGCCGCGTTGAGCGAATTACCGATGTTGGAGTCACTGGCATACACCGTCTCTTCGCCCGGCTTGATACCATTCGGGAAGCGGATGCCATCATCGCAATTGCTGGAATGGAAGGAGCGCTACCAAGCGTACTCGGCGGACTAGTAGCTAAACCGTTGATCGCCGTCCCTACTAGTGTAGGGTATGGCACCGGTCTGAATGGCTTGATCGCAATGGGCGCTATGTTGAACGGCTGCGCTCCTGGTGTCACTGTTGTAAATATCGATAATGGCTTTGGTGCAGCTTATGCAGCCGCATCGATTCACAAACAAATACGAAGGGGGAACTAA
- the larC gene encoding nickel pincer cofactor biosynthesis protein LarC yields the protein MKIIYLDCIAGISGDMMLGALVDAGADSNYIETELLKLPVSPYSLTWNRVNKLGISSIKADVLVDPDSPPAHHTHYSDIVRMIRDANLPERVTTRSLAIFERIGIAEGKIHGLPLEKVHFHEVGAVDSIVDTVGVALALESLQIDSIWCSPVPLGYGTIHCAHGIYPVPAPATLEILKGIPLASVPIPKELTTPTGAGIVSALVDQFHISLPSMTITSIGYGAGTRDLKERPNVLRVVVGNPEQASETIHDPHAHSHSHDHNHGHSHSHSHDHDHSHSHSHSHSHSHSHDHDHQEDS from the coding sequence ATGAAAATCATATATTTAGACTGCATAGCTGGAATCAGTGGTGATATGATGCTAGGCGCACTCGTAGACGCTGGGGCTGATTCCAATTACATTGAAACTGAGCTTCTTAAGCTCCCTGTCTCACCCTACTCTTTGACATGGAATCGGGTTAATAAACTAGGCATCTCATCCATCAAGGCTGACGTTCTAGTTGATCCCGACTCACCTCCCGCTCATCATACACATTACAGCGATATCGTACGAATGATTCGAGACGCCAACCTTCCTGAGCGGGTCACAACCAGAAGCCTCGCTATATTCGAAAGAATCGGCATCGCAGAAGGAAAAATTCATGGTCTTCCATTAGAGAAAGTCCATTTTCATGAGGTAGGCGCAGTCGATTCCATAGTAGATACTGTCGGCGTCGCATTGGCACTGGAGTCACTGCAAATCGATTCCATTTGGTGCTCCCCAGTGCCTCTCGGCTACGGGACTATCCATTGTGCACACGGTATCTATCCAGTCCCAGCACCTGCTACATTGGAGATATTAAAAGGCATTCCACTAGCATCAGTACCTATTCCAAAAGAACTAACGACGCCTACTGGAGCTGGAATTGTCAGTGCACTAGTGGATCAATTCCACATCTCACTTCCCAGTATGACGATCACATCCATTGGTTATGGTGCTGGCACCAGAGACTTAAAGGAGCGCCCTAATGTGCTTCGTGTCGTTGTCGGGAATCCAGAACAAGCTTCAGAGACTATTCATGATCCTCATGCGCACTCTCATAGTCATGATCACAATCACGGCCATTCACATTCCCATTCTCATGATCACGATCACAGCCATTCACATTCGCATTCACATTCGCATTCCCATTCTCACGATCACGATCATCAAGAGGATTCCTAA
- a CDS encoding carbohydrate ABC transporter permease, whose translation MDYKKINPLVRWGASILLLFWTVCSVYPLLFSVFQSLKDNQQVYSGKAWDLPNLPLLWSNFSYTWDKYHFGTYFLNSIVVTGGSMLLALFLTATTAYVLARYTFKGSGILYYLYISSLTIPSLMLIVPMFFLFSALHVSNSFTGIILLYSITAVPMGMFILMGFFKSLPHELEESAVIDGASLYGVFFKIMLPLATPGLVTISIVNVLQFWNEYQYALVLLSDAIKYTLPIGLGVMQGEMQYRIEFGPLFAGLLISTVPVLIIYVLFQKQINDGIVAGAVK comes from the coding sequence TTGGACTATAAGAAAATAAACCCGCTAGTTCGGTGGGGAGCTTCAATATTATTGTTGTTTTGGACTGTCTGCTCCGTTTATCCCTTATTATTCTCGGTATTTCAGTCCTTGAAGGACAATCAGCAAGTGTATTCAGGCAAAGCATGGGATCTTCCTAATTTACCACTCTTATGGTCCAACTTCTCATATACATGGGATAAATACCATTTTGGCACCTATTTCCTGAATTCGATTGTTGTTACTGGTGGGAGCATGCTACTTGCACTTTTTTTGACGGCAACGACCGCCTATGTTTTGGCTAGGTATACTTTCAAAGGAAGCGGTATTCTCTATTATTTATATATTTCATCGTTGACAATCCCGTCGCTAATGCTCATCGTTCCGATGTTCTTTCTATTTAGCGCCTTGCATGTTAGTAATTCATTCACGGGGATTATTCTGTTGTATTCCATCACTGCAGTGCCTATGGGGATGTTCATTCTAATGGGATTCTTCAAGTCGCTGCCACATGAGTTAGAAGAATCAGCAGTCATAGATGGTGCTTCGTTGTATGGAGTGTTTTTCAAAATCATGCTTCCATTAGCTACTCCGGGTTTAGTTACGATAAGTATCGTTAATGTACTGCAATTTTGGAATGAGTATCAATATGCGCTTGTACTTCTGAGCGATGCAATCAAATATACTCTCCCGATAGGCCTTGGCGTGATGCAAGGTGAGATGCAATATCGGATTGAGTTTGGTCCACTCTTTGCAGGTTTATTGATTTCGACGGTTCCTGTTCTTATCATCTATGTTCTTTTCCAGAAACAAATCAACGATGGAATTGTGGCTGGAGCGGTTAAATAA
- a CDS encoding carbohydrate ABC transporter permease: protein MTAKRTRTLFIASFILPTLILYCIFTLYPILRALYISLFDWSGSSENMDYVGLGNFREMFADPIIYKAIGNDYFLVFWKVIGIMLLATFFAVALTRFKMRGAQFYRVVFFFPNVLSIVVIAVLWRFIYNPSFGLLNGILSFVLQRKVEIPWLGDSDYSIWALLPPAIWAGIGFFMILLIAAIKSIPLPLYESAEIDGATQWKQFVHITLPLIWEQVRVSVVLIVISSLNGSFAIVNVMTEGGPDNSTQVLGYYLYQMGFKQYHMGYASAIGVLILIVSLLTTVILQRLMKREVVEVS from the coding sequence ATGACAGCAAAACGCACGCGCACCTTATTTATTGCCTCTTTTATTTTGCCAACTCTCATTCTTTATTGCATCTTCACGCTATATCCGATATTAAGGGCGTTGTATATTAGTTTATTCGATTGGTCCGGCTCCTCGGAAAACATGGACTACGTCGGATTAGGTAACTTTCGTGAAATGTTCGCGGATCCTATTATTTATAAAGCGATAGGAAACGATTATTTCCTTGTGTTCTGGAAGGTCATCGGGATTATGCTACTGGCTACATTTTTTGCCGTTGCTCTTACTCGGTTCAAAATGCGGGGGGCTCAATTTTATAGAGTCGTTTTCTTTTTTCCGAATGTCCTTTCAATTGTTGTAATCGCAGTGCTTTGGCGGTTTATTTACAATCCCTCATTCGGATTATTGAACGGTATTCTCTCTTTTGTTCTACAACGTAAGGTGGAGATCCCGTGGCTGGGAGATTCTGATTATTCGATTTGGGCGCTATTGCCTCCAGCGATCTGGGCGGGTATCGGCTTCTTCATGATTTTATTAATAGCCGCTATTAAGAGCATTCCCCTACCTCTGTATGAATCAGCTGAGATAGATGGGGCCACACAGTGGAAACAGTTCGTTCATATTACGCTTCCATTGATCTGGGAACAAGTCAGAGTATCTGTTGTGTTAATTGTTATTTCATCTTTGAATGGATCATTCGCGATCGTCAATGTTATGACGGAGGGCGGACCGGATAACTCTACCCAAGTGCTTGGCTATTACTTATATCAAATGGGGTTTAAACAGTATCATATGGGTTATGCATCTGCGATAGGAGTATTAATCCTCATTGTTTCTCTCTTGACCACCGTTATTTTACAGAGGTTGATGAAACGAGAAGTGGTCGAGGTTTCATAA
- a CDS encoding ABC transporter substrate-binding protein — protein sequence MKIKKSFLVGFASLLIMSTALAGCGGSKNNGATETGKPSETAASPDSDSGPNIAGDFEVQYCVGGYGDAWQKSIIAQFKEKYPDVNIKESAGPKINDQMKPRWIQGDPPDLVFIDCAGGLDVLQAIKDNQLMDLTEWFSTATNADGESIKASLIAQPQVYDGKIYSIPYVFGSWGTFYDQALFKQNNWEVPTDFESFLAVSEKIKASGISPYIHAGAYPGYLEGGLLFPAIVSNNGNDPSILQDMAAMKPDVFKSEAVMKALQQVVIMRDRGFIDKAAIALNHTDSQIQFVQHKAAFVPNGLWVENEMKNDTPAGFEFGMIPSITQQPGGKYVANPYSSPVAIAQKAKNPEAAKAFIQFMYTKKSAVEWAELTGAILNVKADLDGTKASSLSVSASKYYSSPDLVVLPAVSFNADLQKEIDNATLALTDNKITPEQWVDRVEKASVKASSKK from the coding sequence GTGAAAATAAAAAAATCATTCCTAGTAGGCTTTGCTTCATTACTTATTATGTCGACTGCTTTGGCAGGCTGCGGAGGCTCCAAAAACAACGGTGCAACGGAAACTGGAAAGCCATCAGAAACTGCTGCCAGTCCTGATTCGGATTCCGGACCTAATATCGCAGGTGATTTCGAAGTTCAATATTGCGTTGGTGGTTATGGTGATGCGTGGCAGAAGTCAATAATAGCGCAATTCAAAGAGAAATATCCTGACGTTAATATTAAAGAGTCGGCAGGACCTAAAATTAATGACCAAATGAAACCCCGTTGGATCCAAGGTGATCCGCCTGATCTCGTGTTTATCGATTGTGCTGGCGGTCTCGATGTGCTGCAGGCAATTAAAGATAATCAACTGATGGATCTTACTGAATGGTTTTCAACTGCCACCAATGCGGATGGGGAATCCATCAAGGCTAGTCTAATTGCACAGCCACAAGTTTATGATGGGAAGATTTATTCCATTCCTTATGTATTTGGCTCATGGGGAACGTTCTACGATCAGGCACTCTTTAAGCAAAATAATTGGGAGGTACCGACTGATTTCGAAAGTTTTCTAGCGGTGAGTGAGAAAATCAAGGCATCTGGAATCTCGCCTTATATCCATGCTGGTGCATATCCAGGTTATTTGGAAGGTGGATTGCTATTCCCGGCAATCGTGTCGAACAATGGAAACGATCCATCTATCCTACAGGACATGGCGGCAATGAAGCCGGACGTATTCAAGAGTGAAGCTGTTATGAAGGCGTTGCAGCAGGTTGTGATCATGCGTGATAGAGGCTTCATTGATAAAGCGGCAATAGCCTTGAATCACACGGATTCACAAATACAGTTTGTTCAACACAAAGCTGCTTTTGTTCCAAACGGATTATGGGTTGAGAATGAAATGAAGAATGATACGCCAGCTGGATTTGAATTTGGGATGATTCCTTCAATCACTCAGCAGCCTGGTGGGAAGTATGTTGCCAATCCATATTCCAGCCCGGTTGCAATTGCTCAAAAAGCGAAAAACCCTGAGGCAGCTAAAGCATTCATTCAATTTATGTATACCAAAAAATCGGCAGTTGAGTGGGCTGAGCTAACAGGTGCCATCTTAAACGTGAAGGCTGATCTTGATGGAACGAAAGCAAGCTCGCTTTCCGTTAGTGCAAGTAAATACTATAGTAGTCCTGATCTCGTCGTTCTTCCTGCTGTTTCCTTTAATGCAGATTTGCAGAAGGAAATAGATAACGCAACCCTAGCTTTAACAGACAACAAGATAACGCCAGAACAATGGGTTGATCGGGTGGAGAAAGCTTCAGTGAAAGCGAGCTCCAAAAAATAA